In the Arachis ipaensis cultivar K30076 chromosome B04, Araip1.1, whole genome shotgun sequence genome, CTCTCACTcatcaaaagagaaagagagggagCCCAAGAAAAAGGAGGAAGTCGGCCCGGAAAGGCCTATGAGATATCACTCCTATACTCCCCTCCGAGTTTCCCTGGTTGATGTATACAGGAAAATTTGTCATACTGAAAGGCTACCTCCCCACAGACCCATTAAAAACAAGAAGGGGAAAAGTTGGGGCGACTACTGCAAGTACCATAAGATATATAGTCACTCAACGAACGAGTGCTACGAcctaaaaaatgtgatagaaaagctaaCAAGAGAAGTTCGGCTGGACAGATATCTCGTTGAAAGGTCGGATCATCACGGGAAGAGGAAGCGAGATGATGAGGACCGAAGATATCCACCACCACAGACCCCAGagagacatatacatatgatATCGGGGGGATTTGGTGGAGGCGGCCTTACAAAGTCATCTCGCAAGAGACATCTGAAAGAGGTCTACCAAGTCGGGGGTGAAGATCTCGACCTCCTTACTATCTCTTTTACTAAAGAAGATGGGCAAGGCATCATCCCTGGACACGATGATCTAGTAGTGATAAACATGGTTCTTgccaatgcccatctccacagaaccctgGTGGATCAGGGAAGCTCAGCCGACATCCTGTACAAaccagcatttgataagctgggaTTGGACGAAAAGTAGTTGAGAGCTTACCCCGATACTCTGTATGGGCTAGGGGACACCCCAATAAAGCCACTGAGATTCATACCCCTCCACACGACTTTCAGAAAAGGGTGAAATCCAAAACTTTGAGCATCGACTTCATAGTCGTCGATGTGGGGTCAGCCTATAACGCTCTAATAGGCAGGACCACCCTAAATCGGCTCGGAGCAGTGGTGTCCACTCCCcacctatgcatgaaattcccaataCCAGAGGGGATAGCAACCATCAGAGGAGATCAGAAGCTGGCAAGGAAGTGCTACAacgaaagcctgaacctgagaggaaagggCAAGGAAGTTCACACCATAGAGCTTGGTGGGGTCAAAGCTAAAGAAGAGTTGCGGCCGCAACCAGGGGGAAAATTGAAGAGGTACAGGTTGgaaaagaggaaggaaaaataccaacataggagccagCCTAAGGGAAGACCTGAAACAGAGGCTGATAAAGCTCCTACAAGACAAttccgacctcttcgcctggaaggcttCCGACATGCCAGAGATAGATCTCGAACTCATGTCACACAAGCTTTCAGTATACCCCAGATCACGACCTGTTCAGCAACAAAGACGGAAGCTCGGGCCAGAACGGCCTCAAgtggtggaagagcaagtacaaacCCTCTTAGAAGCCGGCTTCATTAAAGATGTCAAGTATCCGGCATGGCTGCTGAACGTGTTGCTGGTCAAAAATCAAAACGacaagtggaggatgtgtgtcGATTACACTGACCTGAACAAGGCGTGTCCCAAAGACCCATATCCACTTCCAAACATTGATACCTtagtagactccagctcggggtatcaatacttgtcgttcatggacgcatactcgggatacaaccaaatcccgatgtacaagccggatcaagaaaaaacatccttcatcacgcctagagcaaactattgctacgtggtcatgcctttTGGGTTAAAAAATGCTGGAGCCAcgtatcaaaggctgatgaataaggtgtttgctcCTCACCTTGGAAATttaatggaagtctatgtggacgacatgctagtaaaaaccaaggaTAAGACCAACCTCTTGACAGAtctctcgcaagtcttcaacaccataaggTTGCATGGGATGAGGTTGAATCCCGCAAAGTGCACCTTTTCGGTAGAGGCTGGAAAATTTCTGGGATTTATGCTGACATAAAGGAGGATTAAAGCAAACTCCGACAAGTGCAAGACagtcctagaaatgaaaagcccgacttgtctAAAGGAGGTCCAGCAGTTGAACGGCCGACTTGCAGCTCTCTCCAGGTTcctggcaggatcagcactaagatCCCTACCACTCTTGTCTCTACTAAGGAAAGGATGCtagttcgaatggactcctgagtgcgaagGAGCATTTcatgagttcaaaaggttttTAAGCCAACCTCCCATTCTGACCCGACCTAGAGTCGGGGAAGAGCTCGTCCTGTATTTGTCTGTAACAGATAAAGCTGTAGCATCAGCTCTAATACGGGAAGATGAGGTCGGGCAGCATCCTGTATACTTCACTAGTAAAGTTTTACAAGGCCCTGAACTAAGGTATCAAAAACTGGAGAAGTTTGTGTATTCCTTAGTAGTAGCCTCACAAAGGCTACGACCTTATTTTTAAGCCCGCACAATAAGGGTACGAACGAACCAACCCATAAAGCAAATCCTTCAGAAGACGAATATTGCGgatagaatggttcaatgggcaatagagctttccaagttcgatctgaagtatgaaactcgggcggcaatcaaagcccaatgcctcaccgacttcgtgGCGGAATACGCAGGAGACCAAGAGGAAGCCTCCACTACGTGGGAACTGTATGTGGATGGATCCTCGAACAAAGTCGGAAGCGGTGCTGACATAATACTAGTCAACAAAGAGGGAACCCAAATAGAagtctccctcaaatttgaattcccagcctccaacaatcaggcagaatatgaagccttgattgtaGGATTGAAGTTGGCAGAAGAAGTCGGCACAACCAAAGTAGTTGTGTTCAGCGACTCTcaggtggtgacctcccaaataaatggAGAATACCAGGCCAAAGACCCCAACATGAAGAGGTACCTAGACAAAACCTTGGAGCATCTTAGGCGTTTTACAGAGACCGAagtcaaacacataactcgggatcttaatagcagagcagacgccttCTCCATGCTAGCTAGTACCAAGCCAGAGGGAACAATAGAAGTCTGATACAAGAAACTCTCCAGGAGCCCTCTGTCTCAAAAAAAGAGGTCAAATAAGACGTCCTTGAAGTTTTCGGATTGgatctcggatggatgaacccactAATCGAATAtataaaattcgacatcctacccaaagaggaaaaagaggccaagaaaattcGAAGGGAAGCACAGAATTAAACCTTGGTAAAAAATATtctctataaaagaggaatatccaTACCACTACTGAAGTGCGTCTCGACCTCAAGGACGGTTGAAGTACTAGAAGAGGTCCACAATGGTATCTGCGAAAACCACCTCGGGGCAAGATCATTAGCCAGGAAAGTCATCCGAGCTGGGTTCTACTAGCCGACCATACAGAAAGATGTCACCGAGTTCGTAAAAAGATGTcagccatgccaaatgcatgcgaACTTCCACGTCGCTCCCCCTGAGAAGCTCATTAGCATAACTTCTCCAATCTCCAGGCCCTTCGCCAAATGGGGATTGGACCTACTAGAACCTTTTTCCCAGGCACCTGGACAAGTGAAATATCTAATAGTGGGAGTAGACTACTTCACgaaatggatagaagcagaaccattagccaccatcacagcccagagaagtcggaagttcctctacaagaacattatcacaaggtatgggtTCCCCACTCTATCACCACGGATAATGGGACTCAGTTCATCGATTCCATCTTTAGAAACCTGGCAGCCAGCCTGAagatcaagcaccagttcacctcggtagaGCACCCACAAGCAAATGAGCAAGCCGAGGCGGCTAACAAGGTCATACTGGCTGGACTGAAGAAAATGTTACAAGAAGCTAAGGGAGCATGGGCTGAAGAACTCCCTCAAATACTATAGGCTTATCGGACTACACCTCAGTCTGCcacaggagaaacacccttccgacttgcttatggcatagaagccatgataccagttgAGATCAATGAGCAAAGTCCAATGGTGAGCTTTTACGACAAGATTGGCAACATATAGGGGCACAAAGAAGAACTTGAGCTACT is a window encoding:
- the LOC107635858 gene encoding uncharacterized protein LOC107635858, coding for MEENARLREPGWRPGLSHSSKEKEREPKKKEEVGPERPMRYHSYTPLRVSLVDVYRKICHTERLPPHRPIKNKKGKSWGDYCKYHKIYSHSTNECYDLKNVIEKLTREVRLDRYLVERSDHHGKRKRDDEDRRYPPPQTPERHIHMISGGFGGGGLTKSSRKRHLKEVYQVGGEDLDLLTISFTKEDGQGIIPGHDDLVVINMVLANAHLHRTLVDQGSSADILYKPAFDKLGLDEK